A window of Methanooceanicella nereidis genomic DNA:
GCGTCTTCATGGCTCAGCTCGATGTGACTATATTTGTTCCGGCGCTGAACAGCGTAGTCTCTGAATACAAGACGACCTTTGAATGGGTCATCTGGACCGTCACGATCTATATGCTTGCGTTTACGGTCACCATGCCGCTGGCCGGCAAGATATCCGACCTGTATGGAAGAAAAAGGTTATACATCTTTGGTGTCGGCCTATTCTCTATAGGTTCCCTCGCCTGCGGCCTCGCATGGGATATTAACTCGCTGCTGTTTTTCAGGATAATCCAGGCCATAGGAGGCGGTATGATATTCCCATCCGCGCTTGCGGAAATAGGGAGCAGCATATCAAAAGAGAAGAGAGGCATGGCCCTTGGCATAATGATGGCTGTGAATGCTGTCGCAGCTATAATAGGGCCTAACCTGGGAGGCTTCCTGGTAGAAAACCTGGGCTGGAGATATGTTTTCTACATAAACCCGCCCATCGGCATACTGGCGATCTTGCTGGCATTAAAGTTCCCTGAGACCTATGGGACTGAAAAGCATAAGATAGATATTGTGGGCGCGATCCTGCTTGCAGGAGGCCTGCTGTCGTTCATGCTCGGAATCGTAAGGATCGAGAAACTACCCCTGAGCGACGTTACCGTATACCCGTTCTTTATAGCAGCCGCGGCTCTTGCCATATTACTTGTCATGTATGAGAAACGCACAGTTGAGCCGATACTTAATATACCGCTGCTTTCCAGAGGGGACCTGCTTGCAGTTAACCTGGCAGCACTGACATTCGGCTTCTGTTTCTTCTCAGTGGTCCTATACATACCCTCATTTGCCCAGCTCATACTCGGCCTCGGGATACAGGATAGCGGCACGATACTTACACCGCTTACATTATCCGTGCTGGTGATGGCCGTTTTAGGCGGTAAGCTGATGGACATGTACGGCATCAAGCCGATCATATTGCTGGGAGCCGCCATTATGTGCATATCGTTGTTCGGCCTGGTATATTTCTCCACCAGTTCACTGATACTGGCAACCATACTTCTCGTGATGGGAATAGGCGTGGGCTTCTGTATGGGCTCTTTCCAGAACCTTATGATGTCCCTTGTGCCAGACTCGTACAAAGGCAGCGCAAGCGGCATAGTCAACGTTTTCATGAATATTGGAGGCATCATAGGACCGACGATAGGAAGCTATTACCTGTCAAGAGGCTCTAAAAAGATCGAAGAACTTAAAGCCTCAATGATGCCCGGAACCGGCGGGGATACGCCGATGACGATGCCTCCGTCCGGAACAGGCATGGATCAGATGATGCTTAACCTGGTAAAGGATTGTATGGGAGAAGCCTTCAGCGATATATTCATGCTTACCGCAGCAGTGTCCGTGCTGACGATCATCCTGCTTGCATATCTTGTGATAAGAGGTCGCCGGGCAGTATCCGGGGATACGGCAGGGGAGCTAATGGAAAATTAGCATTAACCCCCTTTTCTATTTTATATTATTTTATACCCTTTACAACATTTTTGATTACGATTTAATTAGTAAAACTACTATTTTTAGTGTAAACAGGGATAAATTTAGCTATATTTTGATTAATAAAAGGTAAAAATAGGATATTATTACAAAATAACCAATAATATATACTTATTATTCATAATAAGTAAAATTTTAGTATATTTCACTAAAAGCCCAGATAATCTTAAACATTTTATCCTTATATCTTATTTATAGAGGAGGTATACCAATACTATGCTTAAAAAAATCTTATTGTTGGCTACCGTAATGCTTCTTCTGGCAGCATTCATTATACCGGCGGAAGCTTTCTACGGTTATCGGGGATGTGCGCCTTATGCAGGCTTTTGCGGATACCCCGGATCTCTGGGCAGTCCCGCGCTATATGGCTCTCTCGGGTACGGTGGATATCCGGGATCATATGGATCTCTTGGGTATGCGGGATATACGGGACTGTATGGCAGCCTGGGATATGCCGGATACCGGGGCTTATACGGAGGCCTGGGATACGGAGGTCTTTTAGGTAGAACCGGCCTTCTTGGATATCCCGGAATATCCGGAATATGCGGATTCTGCTAAACATAGACGACTGACATGATAAAAATAAAGCGGGGTTGAGATACACCCCTGATTTTTTAATTATAAGGCCTGGCCTGATGGCTTTATGCCACCAGGTTCATAAGAGTGCCCACTTTCTCGATCTCGATCTCTATGACATCGCCCTTTTCCATAGGCCCGATGCCGGACGGGGTGCCCGTCGCTATTACGTCGCCGGCTTCCAGTGTCATGACGCCGGAAACGAACTCGACTAACCTGCGGACATCGACGATGAGATTTTTAGTGTTCGAGCTTTGCTTTACCTCGCCGTTCAACCTGGACTTTATCGAAAGGCTTGAAGGATCTACGCCCGTAACAATGAACGGCCCGATCGGCGAGAAGGTATCGAAGCTCTTGGCACGCGTCCACTGCACATCTTTCTTTTGTAAGTCCCTGGCCGTGACATCGTTAAGGCAAGTGTAGCCGAGTATATGGTCATCGGCCTTATCTGCACGGATATGGCCTGTCTTTTTCCCGATCACGACAGCAAGCTCGGCCTCATAATCAATACGCTTAGATTGCGCCGGATAAATGATATTGTCCCCGTGGCCTATTACACTGGAAGGCGGCTTCAGGAACAGGACAGGCTCATCGGGTATCCTGTCCTTCATCTCTTCCGCGTGGTCCCTGTAGTTGAGCCCTACGCAGACGACCTTTGAGGGGCTGCACGGAGGAAGTATCTTTAGCTCATTGAGGCCATATTCCCTGAAGTCTGCCCGGGAAATCACTTTGTCCCCGACTACCTCGCCCTCGAATATCATACCGTTATCCATGAATCTGCCTATCACTGTCATATGTTGATCCTCCTTCCGCTAGCATCTCTGGTATAGCGCCCCATCTCAGAATCTATCAAAACGTCCCCTTTAAAGACCGGTCCGTCTCTGCATACCCTTAATCCTTCCGGGTCCATGCAGCAGCTTCCGCAGACCCCCAGGCCGCATTTAATATATCTCTGCAGGCTGAACTGTGACCTTGACGCCACACCGGCGTCATCCAGGATGCCCAGCACCCTGAACATCATCTTTTCGGGGCCGCAGCAGTATATTTGAGAGAACGAGCTTAAGTCGAGGGTCTTTAATAGTTCCGTGACGAATCCCTTATGGCCATAGCTGCCGTCGTCCGTGGCTATGATCGTCTTTCCGGACTTTCTGAACCGGGAGTCAAAGTGCACTTCTTCCTTCGTACGGTATCCTGCCACAGTCGTCACACTGACGCCTGCCGACGCCGCCTTTTCGGCGAATGGTGCGAGTGGCGCAGAGCCGACGCCCCCGGAGACTATCAGTATATCGTCGCCCACAAGTTCCCATCCGTTGCCGTATGGCCCCCTGATGCCGACCGAGTCCCCTTCATTAAGGCCGAACAGCGCTTCGGTGGCTTCGCCAACCTTCTGGACAGTGATCGCATTATCGTATGAAAGCGTCATGGGCACTTCGTCGACGCCCCTTACCCATACCATGACGTACTGTCCCGGCCTGCCGTTTAGCCAGTGGCTCACGTCAAGCCTGAACGTTTTTATCGTAGGCGTCTCGTCAATGATCTCAGTGATAGTAGAGCTGATAGGCCTCATTTTTTCACCAACCTGTGTGACAACCCTATAAGTTCCTTTAGCCGCATTCCTTTTCTATCGAGGTAATCGGATATTCCCATCGACACCGAAGCGAACACCCCGATGTCCTCGTAAACGGCGGAGCCGATCTCGACCGCGCTCGCTCCCGCCATCATGAATTCCACGGCGTCCGCCCAGTTAGATATGCCGCCGACACCTATAACGGGGATATCAAGCGCCTCATATAGATCATAGACACACCTGACAGCCACTGGTTTTATCGCAGGCCCTGAAAGGCCCCCGTGGACGTTACCCAGTATCGGATAGCCCGTATCGATGTCTATCGCCATCGCCTTTAACGTATTTATGGCCACTATCGCGTCAGCGCCCCCGTCCTGCGCCGCAATGCCCAGGTGCCTTATATCTGTGACGTTGGGCGTGAGTTTTACCCAAACTGGCGCGTCGACCGTATTTTTTACGATGCGAGTGATCTTCTTTACAAGCTCCGGGTCGGTCCCGACCTGCATCCCGTAGCCTTTGGCGTGAGGGCAGCTCACGTTGAGCTCGTATGCCGAAGCTCCCGGAAGCCCCTCCGCGACCGCCTTAAACTCATCCTCGGTACCCCCGAATATGCTTGCTATGACGGGCACGCCGGACTCTTTAGCGATATTTAATTCCTGTAAAAATTCCTTAGACGACGGGTTAGGCAAGCCCATGGCGTTGACATAGCCGCATTCGAGCCTTACCATAGACGGGTTAGGATGCCCGTACTTTGGCTCCGTCCCTATCGACTTAGTGACAACGGCACCGGCACCCATACGGGCGACGCGCTTCAGGGAAGCTCCGGTAGTGCCGAGCACGCCCGCGGCCAGTATGGTCGGGTTGTCAAGCGTGAGACCGCCTACTTCAGTGGTGAGTTTCATAGTATCCCATTAAGAAATGGCACCTAGAAAATATATTTTTCGGCATCACTTATATGCCGCTTTTTTGATGATCGTGAAACGGTCCTGTGCGGATATGCCGTCCGCTAATTTTTTGATGATCTTGTTCTTTGACAGTATATCAGGGATATGTTCAGGCCCGTAATGTTCGATCAGCCGGCCCGCGGTTTTTATCAATCCGCCCTCTCCGGCACCTAAAAAGTACAGTTCATATGCCATCGCGTCCATGATCGTCCTGTCCAAAAACTCTCTATTCTTTCCGCCGGCGATAATAATGCTTTCTGCGACCCTGGCGAATATGTCCTGTACGCCCTTCGACGCACGAGGGATGGGCAGTGCCTCTATGCTGTAGTTCCTGATATTATTCTGGGAGCAGAAAAGTTCAAAGTACCAGTTCAAGACAGAGGAGTTAAGCAGCGCTAAAAGGTATAGCCCGTTCATATCCTTATCCGTCACGACTATCTGTTTTATAGAATTTCCGCATAAATAGCCCGGCGGGAGCGGCGCGAACTTAAGCCTTCTCCTGCAGGCCTTATTTTGCGTATTCCTGCCGATGATCCGCGGCTTTGATACGACCATTTCCGCAGAGGGCTTATCTTTCATGAACTCGGTCTTCTTCACGTACCTGGGCTGCTTTCCTTCCGGGGAAAGATCTACGGAATATTCTTTCAGGTGTATCCCTTTTACAAATATGCCGTCCTCCTGTGAGCTCGAAATATAGGACCTATATATAGTCTCGTCCACATGGCCTACGCTGATAGTCCCCACCGGAGGGGCTGAGCCGTCTCCTTTGAATGGAGGAAATCGCCTGACATCTTTAATCATGTCCCATTCTGCCGCAGGACATGATAACAGAGGCACTTCCATGCCGCCGCAAGTCATTTCATCAAGCTCTTTATAACCTATGTTGATCCTATCGTCCCGATCTTCGTTCAGGCTTTCAAAGTGCACGCCCTGCCTTATGCAAAAATTTCCGTTACCTGGTGCTTCCTTCCTGCAAACTAATATTACCGTCGCCTGGTTCACGTCCCCGAACATCCGGGATCTTTCCGGGAACTCGACGATCTCCTCGACAGTGTTTTCCCGGAATATGTGCTGCCTCAATTTTTGCGAGGATATCTCATTCAAGAACGAAGAAGGGAATATAAGCCCCATGCTCCCGCCATCGCGAAGAAGCCCGAGATTGCGCTCTATGAAAAGCTTATACAGGTTAAGATTGCCCTCCTGTAACCGGTATAGTCCGGAGCCCGAGATCAAGGCAGACATTTCCTTCTTTAGTCCCGCCCTGTCCTGAAGGTCGACGTCTGAAAACATGCTTTTTATACGCATGTAAGGAGGGTTTCCGGCTATGACATCGAAACTGCCGGCATGCTTCAAGCCGCCATCCGGCAGAAGGGCATTCCCGCATGCGACATTGATATTCGGTGTTTTAAAGGGAACGTTTTTTCTATACGCGCATTTTGCGAGGGATAAGATCAATCTTTTTCTTGCGATCCCGACCGAATAACCGTCAATATCCATTCCGTAGAGGTTACCGGCGATAACATCCGATATTATCCCGTATTCGATATCCGGCACATTATCACAGCATTGAAGCGCTTTTAGCCTTAGCCCTAAAAGCTCTTCTAGTGCCGCTTCAAGAAAGATCCCGGTGCCGCACGAACTATCTATGATCCTGATGTTTTTGATCTTCCCGATAAGATCATCTATTTCCCCCGCGTTCAGTCCCCGCAGCATCTCATCGACAGTGCGATGCTCTTTACCGAAGGCTTTTCTTGAATAGTTCAGGATATAAGAGCCTATAGCGGCTTTACAAATATACCTGGCAAGGGGTTTCGGCGTAAAGAACGCTCCGTCATCCCGCAGCTTTATCCCGTGCATAATGCTTGCGGACCTGTCCAGTAAAATGCAAACCCTGCCGGTAATATCGCCGTTGTTTTCCAGCAACTTACTTATGTTTGAATGTATGGACGTGGCCATAGAAGAGGGGATTTCACCGCCATCCGGTGACATATCGCTGACATCTATCCCGAGCTTATCCATCGCGCGCTGAAAAATGATATTATCAAGATATGTACGGGCCAGAGCTCCCTTATCGCCGTCCCGGCCGCCAAAAGCTTCGAGCAATTGCCCGTAAAGAGAATCATACATATAAAAAAGGCTTGCTTTATCTTCGATCCCGGGCATATGGTCCCATGCTCCTTAGCCGGTAATATGGGCCCCATATATTAAAAAGATTAAGTTTCAGCCCATGACTTATTCGCTAATGTGATCCCGGTCAAGTATCTCAGTCGTATATTTACCGCTTTCGCTGCTCACATGCATCACCAGGGCATCGCAAAGAGGGCAATAATAATCTATCTCGTTATCCGAAGGGTAAATTATGGCATATTCCTTGAACCTTTTTTGCCTTACAGGGCACATTTTTTCCATGCCTTCCTTTAGAATGCGCTCAATATCTTCGCTGCCCTCTCCCGGCTTTTCCCTGAACTCTACGGCCAGGTCTTTCCTGTACGCGTGCGTACCCCGGTCAAGATGAAATGGCATATCTTTTGCTCTTCTGGGCAAAAATATCTCCCCGAAATATTATGTTCTAGCCGTAAATATAAAAATTAGATTCGGGATAATATCGGTTAGAAAACATTATGTACGATGAACGTGCACGTTTGAAAAATAATACCGGAGGATAGATGATCAGAATTAAAACACCCTCCCGCATACACCTTACACTCATCGACCTTAATGGCTCCATCGGGCGAGTGGATGGCGGAGCAGGCATAACTCTTGAGGAACCATCCATCGAGATCACGGCCGAAAAAAGCGACAAGGTCGAGGTCAATGGAGACCCGCAGCTTACGGAGCGAATGAAAAAGGCCTGCGAAGTCGTATGTCCCGGGGAAGGTATTTCGATCAACATCATAAGGTCTTACTGGAACCACATAGGGCTCGGCTCCGGGACTCAGGCGGCCCTTGCAGCCGGCACTGCCATGGCGAAACTTTACGGCCTGAACATTTCGGCGAGGGATATCGCGTTTTTGATAGGCAGAGGAGGGACTTCCGGGATAGGGATAGGAGCTTTTGAGACAGGCGGCTTCATACTGGACGGAGGCCACCGCATGAACTCTAAAAAAGCATTTTTACCAAGCTCGTTCTCAAAAGGAGTGCCGCCAGCCCCCATACTGCTTAGATACGAGTTTCCCGACTGGGACATTGTGCTCACGATACCTCCGGCAAAGGGAGCCTATGACGTCTATGAAAAGGACATGTTCGCGAAATTATGTCCCATACCCCTGAACGAGGTGGAAAAGATCTCGCATATCATATTGATGCAGATGCTTCCTGCCATCGTGGAGAAAGACATGGATAACTTCGGCAAGGCGGTAAACTCGATACAGGAGATAGGATTTAAAAAGAGAGAGCTGGACCTTCAGAAAGGGGCAAGGGAGCTGATAGACGTCATCAGGTCGGCTGGCGCCGCCGGTGCAGGCATGAGCTCGTTCGGGCCTGCGATCTATGCCGTCACGGATTCGCCCGGTAAGATAGAATCTGCAGTTAAAAAATATAATCCCGATTGTATCGTAATAAAGACAAAGGCAAAAAATACTGGTTGCGAGATAACATACGAGTGAAGAATATGAAAGCCTGGTTCGGGGAATTCGACGCTGATAACATTAGAAAGGAAAATATCCGGCTGGCCGGGAGCGATCCGGGAGAGCTTGCGCGATGGGCAGGCGTTATCGGCAGTAAAGACACCTGCACAGGCATTGACTTCGAAGAAGTCTCCATAATGGGAGGCCTCTGCGGATCGCCCACAGAATATAAGAGGCTGATGCATGAGACAGCGATGGCGGTCGCCAGGGAGCGTATCTCGCTAAGCCTCTCCGGTAAGGACATGTATGTTGCCCAGGCCGTCAAATCACTGGACGATGTTAATTTTTCATATAACCGTTTAACAGAAAGGCTTGCAGAATGGTATGGGATCCATTTCCCGGAGTTCAAGGCAAGGCCTCAGGAACTGATAAAGGCCATAATGAGAGGCACCAGGGAAAATTCAGGTGACGAAAGTTCCTTAACTTCTATGGGAGCCCCGATGTCCCCGGACGATGTGGCAGCAATACAGGGAATGGCGTCGGGCGCACAAAGATTGTTCGATGAGAGAAAGTCCCTGGAAAAATATATCACTGAAAGCATGGAAGAGCTTGCGCCGAACTTATCGGACGTGCTGGGACCGCTTCTGGGCGCGAGGTTCATAGCCCGCGCGGGAAGCCTCGAGAAGCTTTCCCGGATGCCGGCAAGCACTATACAGGTTATGGGCTCGGGAGAAGCCCTTTTCAAGCATCTCAGGGAAGGTACGCCGTCGCCAAAGCACGGGCTTATATACCAGCATCCGCTGGTAAGCGGCTCACCTAAAAGGATCAGGGGAAAAGTATCGCGAATGCTCGCCGCAAAGGCAGCCATTGCCGCCAGAGTCGATAATTATTCGGGAGAGCGCCTGAACCTCGGCCAGGGGCTTAAAGAGAAAGTCGAAGCCATGAAAGCAAAGACTCCCCGGAGGAAAAAATAATGCCGTCAGTCAGGCAGGTAAAGAGTATCCGGAAATACATGCCGGATAATACCTATATCATTAAAACCGAAAGCGAAGAGCTTCTTGCCACGTCCTCGGCATTCATGGAAGAGGATAGCATCATGCACGGCGGTATAATATACAGGCCCTGGAACCCGTCCACGAGCAAGCTCGCCTCTATGCTACTTAAAGGGATGAAAGTCCCCATTAAAAGCGACTCAAAAGTCCTGTACCTGGGGGCGGCGAGCGGTACGACAGTTTCGCATGTCGCCGATATAGCGAGCGACGGTATCGTGTTCGCGGCAGAGTTCGCGCCCAGGCCGACACGCGACCTGTTACAGGCAGTAAGGGACAGGATAAACGTCGTGCCCATGCTCGCCGACGCAAGGTACCCGGAAAGCTATCCGCCATTCATAGACAGCGTGGATATTATCTACCAGGACATCGCACAGCCCAATCAATCTGAGATAATGGTATCAAACGCTACAAAGTATCTTCGTCCCGGCGGTATAGGCGTCATGGCCATAAAGGCAAAAAGTATCAGTATCTCGGAAGACGTAAAAAGTATCCTGGAAAGAGAGGTAAGCTTACTGGAAGAAAGTTTTGAGATACTGGAAAAGGTATCCCTTGAGCCGCTCCATCATGACCACCTGGCTGTGATGGGAAAATTTAAAGGTTAGCTTAGTTCTACGATCACAAGCTCATTTTTTATCAGCTTGTTTATAAACTTAAAAAGCCGCTTCTCGATGTCTTTTTCATTTCCTTTCGAGCGCTTTATTATTATGTCCTTGATCTCCTGCACCGTATGAGTCCCGTCGCATAGCTCCCATACCAGAGACCCGAGCGGGTTGAACCTGAACATCCTTTCATCAGGTATGTCAACGAATTTGCTTAATACCTTTAATACATGGGTCTTTTTGTAGGGTACATACAGTTTTACGACGTCGGAGTTCATTTTGTCCCATTCAATATCCGGGTCCCTTTTCGGCTTTGATAGAAGAAGTTTCTTGTACGGGATCTTCATACCGGAACCTTTGAACGTTACGAATAACGGCATACAGAATAAAAATATCACTATTATGCTATATATCTTTCCTGCTCTATGCATCATCATAAGGCTATTAATACAATGATGCCCTGTACCTCAAAGCAAAAGTATGAGAAATGCTTCGATATTATATTAAGGCTCTCTGGATTCTGAAGTGTTATTGAGTATCATTGAACATAATCATAAATATACAAAATTGGAATATTCTATGGGAAAGATTGGAACTTTTCATAACTATAACTGATCAGACTCACCATAAAGGCGAGTAAGGAACACTAAACTGCTAACCGCAAAATCTTTTATGAGCGGGGTCTTGCTCAGGTTTTAAGAATGAAAAAGTGTCTTACTTACTGGTCTTTGAGATGAAGTTTTTATGGTTGTGCCTGTCAGATGGCAGGTAGGCACGTAACCTCACAGAAACACGGAAACACAAAATTTTTTTTATATGATTTTTTAAGGGCACGAAAACCCTAAGAATTTACTCACTAAACCACGAAGGGCTCTAGTATCACTGTCAACGCACTAACACCTCTAACGCCCGGCTCAACGCACCAACCTCTCTAAGTCACCAACGCTAAAACAAGACACGAACATTCCCCAAATCACTAAAGTTTAATATCCCGGTCTGTGTTCCCCTTGACCTATAACAGGGATATTGATCGTGTAAGCGTCAACCGTGCAGTTAAAATTTCGTGTTTTTGGGAATATTCGGGCCTTGTTTTAGCGTTGGTGAATTAGAGCACTTCGAGCATTAAGCCGTGCATTAGAGACTTTAGTGCGTTGACGGTGATACTAGAGCATTTGTGGTTTGGTGAGTGAACCTTTGGGTTTTCGTGACCTTAAATTCTAAAAAAAAATTTGTGTTTCCGTGTTTCTGTGAGGTTACGTGCCTGCCTGCCATCCGACAGGCACAACTGCAGAACATCGATACCATAATAGATGTTACATGCAAGTCTTTACAGAGACCATTAAAAAGTTTTTCATGGGAGCGCACAAAGGCAAACAAGGAACACAAAGAACTTTTTTAGAAGATTAGCATTTTTTAAAAAAATTTTGTGGTCCTTACTCGCCTTCGTGCGCTTCGTGGCGAAAAATGTTAGGCGTATGTGCTGGAAAAGAAGATGAAATAAATTATCTATAAAAAACTCACATGCGTGTATCAATTTTCTTTCACTTCACGGGAAGTTGTTACCGCCCGGTTGATCTCGTTCAATAATTGCTCTTCGGTCTTACCTTCAACGGATATTCCCATTTTCTTCGCTATCTCGATGACCTTTTCAGACGGCATTTTCGGGACTATGGAGCTCTGAGATATCAGCGAATCCTTATTGATCTCCATCTCGAACTCTCGCTGTGCCTTCTTGACTTCAGCGTAAAACTTACCGATCTGGCGTATGTATTCGGGCATCTTATCCGGCCCGAAAAGCAGAAGCGCGATCACGGCGATGAAAATAATCTGGATGAAATCGACCATTAAAGGACACCTTAGCAATAATGAAATGCTTTACAAGATATAAACATTTTCAGGCAAAAAAGACAGAAAGGATAAACAGGTCACTGTTTATCCATTAAATGACAGGCCACGAAATGCTCGTTGCCGGTATCCTTCATCTCGGGCTCGACCTTGCTGCAAATATCCATCCTGTGCTTGCACCTGGTATGGAACCTGCAGCCTGAAGGCGGGTTTATCGGTGTCGGAACGTCGCCTTCGAGTATGATACGGTTCCTCTTACAGTTCGGGTCGGGGACCGGTATCGCCGATAGTAACGCCTGGGTATACGGGTGTAGCGGCTTATCGAAAAGCTCCTGCGTCTTTGCGGATTCCACGATCTTACCGAGATACATCACGGCCACCCTGTCGCTGAGATATTTCACTACTATCAGGTTGTGCGAGATGAACAGGTACGTAAGGCCTAACTCTTTCTGCAGGTCTTTAAGCTTGTTAAGGATCTGCGACTGCACAGAAACATCTAAAGACGATGTCGGCTCGTCAAGCACCACGAACTTCGGGTTCAGCGCAAGCGCCCTTGCGATGCCTATCCTCTGCCTCTGCCCGCCGCTGAACTCATGCGGATACCTGTGGAGGTGCTGAGGGTTAAGGCCCACGGCCTCTAAAAGCTGGGTAACCGTGTTCTCGACATCCTCGCCTTTCACAAGCCCGTTAATTATCAGCGGCTCTGCAATGATGTCCTTGATGGTCATCCTCGGGTTCAGCGATGAATTAGGGTCCTGGAAGACGATCTGCATGTTCTGCCTGAGCTTCAGCATATTCTTTTTGTTATATTTCATTATGTCTTCATTGTTGAACAGTATCTGCCCGCCGGTAGGCTCCAGAAGCCTTAATATTGTCCTGCCAACGGTCGTCTTGCCGCAGCCGCTCTCGCCTACAAGGCCCAGCGTCTCCCCTTTCTTGATATAAAGATCGACGCCGTCGACCGCCTTGACGTTCTGTACGGTCTTTGAGAATATGCCGCCCTGGATCGGGAAATATTTTTTAAGGTCCTTAACTTCAAGGAGTATTTCCGACATTTAGCTCACCCTCTTTTTATCGGCATACAGATGGCACATCACAAAGTGCCCGCCCTCTACCTCGTAAACATCCGGCTTTTCTTTCCTGCAAATATCTATCGCCTTGCTGCACCGGGGATGAAACCTGCATCCGTTCGGGGGCGTGATAAGGTTAGGCACCGAGCCCGGTATCGTATCCAGACGCGAAGCGACGTTCTGCGATATCTTCGGGATGGAGCCGATAAGGCCTTTCGTGTACGGGTGTAACGGGTTAAAGAATATGGTCCTGACATCGCCCAGCTCTACTATGCATCCCGCGTACATCACGCCTATGCGGTCACATACGTCCGCGACCACGCCAAGGTCGTGGGTGATCATTAAGATCGATGCTCCTGTGCGCTTCTTCAGGTCTTTCATCAGCTCAAGTATCTGCGCCTGGATCGTCACGTCAAGA
This region includes:
- a CDS encoding MFS transporter — protein: MESVEKSKSISPVYTLAVLAIGVFMAQLDVTIFVPALNSVVSEYKTTFEWVIWTVTIYMLAFTVTMPLAGKISDLYGRKRLYIFGVGLFSIGSLACGLAWDINSLLFFRIIQAIGGGMIFPSALAEIGSSISKEKRGMALGIMMAVNAVAAIIGPNLGGFLVENLGWRYVFYINPPIGILAILLALKFPETYGTEKHKIDIVGAILLAGGLLSFMLGIVRIEKLPLSDVTVYPFFIAAAALAILLVMYEKRTVEPILNIPLLSRGDLLAVNLAALTFGFCFFSVVLYIPSFAQLILGLGIQDSGTILTPLTLSVLVMAVLGGKLMDMYGIKPIILLGAAIMCISLFGLVYFSTSSLILATILLVMGIGVGFCMGSFQNLMMSLVPDSYKGSASGIVNVFMNIGGIIGPTIGSYYLSRGSKKIEELKASMMPGTGGDTPMTMPPSGTGMDQMMLNLVKDCMGEAFSDIFMLTAAVSVLTIILLAYLVIRGRRAVSGDTAGELMEN
- a CDS encoding fumarylacetoacetate hydrolase family protein, which encodes MTVIGRFMDNGMIFEGEVVGDKVISRADFREYGLNELKILPPCSPSKVVCVGLNYRDHAEEMKDRIPDEPVLFLKPPSSVIGHGDNIIYPAQSKRIDYEAELAVVIGKKTGHIRADKADDHILGYTCLNDVTARDLQKKDVQWTRAKSFDTFSPIGPFIVTGVDPSSLSIKSRLNGEVKQSSNTKNLIVDVRRLVEFVSGVMTLEAGDVIATGTPSGIGPMEKGDVIEIEIEKVGTLMNLVA
- a CDS encoding dihydroorotate dehydrogenase electron transfer subunit, translated to MRPISSTITEIIDETPTIKTFRLDVSHWLNGRPGQYVMVWVRGVDEVPMTLSYDNAITVQKVGEATEALFGLNEGDSVGIRGPYGNGWELVGDDILIVSGGVGSAPLAPFAEKAASAGVSVTTVAGYRTKEEVHFDSRFRKSGKTIIATDDGSYGHKGFVTELLKTLDLSSFSQIYCCGPEKMMFRVLGILDDAGVASRSQFSLQRYIKCGLGVCGSCCMDPEGLRVCRDGPVFKGDVLIDSEMGRYTRDASGRRINI
- a CDS encoding dihydroorotate dehydrogenase translates to MKLTTEVGGLTLDNPTILAAGVLGTTGASLKRVARMGAGAVVTKSIGTEPKYGHPNPSMVRLECGYVNAMGLPNPSSKEFLQELNIAKESGVPVIASIFGGTEDEFKAVAEGLPGASAYELNVSCPHAKGYGMQVGTDPELVKKITRIVKNTVDAPVWVKLTPNVTDIRHLGIAAQDGGADAIVAINTLKAMAIDIDTGYPILGNVHGGLSGPAIKPVAVRCVYDLYEALDIPVIGVGGISNWADAVEFMMAGASAVEIGSAVYEDIGVFASVSMGISDYLDRKGMRLKELIGLSHRLVKK
- a CDS encoding Eco57I restriction-modification methylase domain-containing protein produces the protein MPGIEDKASLFYMYDSLYGQLLEAFGGRDGDKGALARTYLDNIIFQRAMDKLGIDVSDMSPDGGEIPSSMATSIHSNISKLLENNGDITGRVCILLDRSASIMHGIKLRDDGAFFTPKPLARYICKAAIGSYILNYSRKAFGKEHRTVDEMLRGLNAGEIDDLIGKIKNIRIIDSSCGTGIFLEAALEELLGLRLKALQCCDNVPDIEYGIISDVIAGNLYGMDIDGYSVGIARKRLILSLAKCAYRKNVPFKTPNINVACGNALLPDGGLKHAGSFDVIAGNPPYMRIKSMFSDVDLQDRAGLKKEMSALISGSGLYRLQEGNLNLYKLFIERNLGLLRDGGSMGLIFPSSFLNEISSQKLRQHIFRENTVEEIVEFPERSRMFGDVNQATVILVCRKEAPGNGNFCIRQGVHFESLNEDRDDRINIGYKELDEMTCGGMEVPLLSCPAAEWDMIKDVRRFPPFKGDGSAPPVGTISVGHVDETIYRSYISSSQEDGIFVKGIHLKEYSVDLSPEGKQPRYVKKTEFMKDKPSAEMVVSKPRIIGRNTQNKACRRRLKFAPLPPGYLCGNSIKQIVVTDKDMNGLYLLALLNSSVLNWYFELFCSQNNIRNYSIEALPIPRASKGVQDIFARVAESIIIAGGKNREFLDRTIMDAMAYELYFLGAGEGGLIKTAGRLIEHYGPEHIPDILSKNKIIKKLADGISAQDRFTIIKKAAYK
- a CDS encoding beta-ribofuranosylaminobenzene 5'-phosphate synthase encodes the protein MIRIKTPSRIHLTLIDLNGSIGRVDGGAGITLEEPSIEITAEKSDKVEVNGDPQLTERMKKACEVVCPGEGISINIIRSYWNHIGLGSGTQAALAAGTAMAKLYGLNISARDIAFLIGRGGTSGIGIGAFETGGFILDGGHRMNSKKAFLPSSFSKGVPPAPILLRYEFPDWDIVLTIPPAKGAYDVYEKDMFAKLCPIPLNEVEKISHIILMQMLPAIVEKDMDNFGKAVNSIQEIGFKKRELDLQKGARELIDVIRSAGAAGAGMSSFGPAIYAVTDSPGKIESAVKKYNPDCIVIKTKAKNTGCEITYE